The Paracoccus sediminicola genome has a segment encoding these proteins:
- the murA gene encoding UDP-N-acetylglucosamine 1-carboxyvinyltransferase encodes MDQIIVQGGGELHGEIPIAGAKNACLTLMPATLLTDEPLTLTNAPRLSDIRTMAELLQSLGAEFTSMQDGKVLSLSSHDLNNLTADYDIVRKMRASNLVLGPLLARAGKAVVSLPGGCAIGARPMDLHISGLEAMGARIELKDGYLHAEAPGGLKGAVIDQSFASVGATENIVMAATLAKGTTVLNNAAREPEIVDLVKCLRAMGAQIEGEGTETITIQGVDKLHGATHPVVVDRIELGTYMIAPAITGGEVELLGGRIDLIEAFCEKLDEAGISVEQTNRGIKVARKNGRIRAVDVKTEVFPGFPTDLQAQMMALMCTAEGTSVLEETIFENRFMHAPELMRMGAKIDVHGGHATVTGVEKLRGAPVMATDLRASISLILAGLAAEGETVISRVYHLDRGYERVVRKLRGVGADLKRIKEAHPDD; translated from the coding sequence ATGGATCAGATCATCGTGCAGGGGGGCGGCGAGCTTCACGGCGAAATTCCGATTGCCGGGGCCAAGAATGCCTGTCTGACGCTGATGCCGGCGACGCTGCTGACCGATGAGCCGCTGACGCTGACCAACGCGCCGCGGCTGTCGGATATCCGCACCATGGCCGAGCTGCTGCAATCGCTGGGGGCCGAGTTCACCTCGATGCAGGATGGCAAGGTGCTGTCGCTGTCCAGCCATGATCTGAACAACCTGACCGCCGATTACGACATCGTGCGCAAGATGCGGGCCTCGAACCTGGTGCTCGGCCCGCTTCTGGCGCGGGCGGGCAAGGCGGTCGTGTCGCTGCCCGGCGGCTGTGCCATCGGGGCGCGGCCGATGGATCTGCATATCTCGGGCCTCGAAGCGATGGGCGCCCGGATCGAATTGAAGGACGGCTATCTGCATGCGGAAGCGCCGGGCGGGCTGAAAGGCGCGGTGATCGACCAGAGCTTCGCCTCTGTCGGGGCGACGGAAAACATCGTCATGGCGGCGACGCTGGCCAAGGGCACCACGGTGCTGAACAATGCCGCGCGCGAACCCGAGATCGTCGATCTGGTCAAATGCCTGCGTGCGATGGGCGCGCAGATCGAGGGTGAAGGCACGGAAACCATCACCATCCAGGGCGTCGACAAGCTGCATGGCGCGACGCATCCGGTCGTGGTGGACCGGATTGAGCTTGGCACCTACATGATCGCGCCCGCCATCACCGGCGGCGAGGTCGAGTTGCTGGGCGGGCGCATCGACCTGATCGAAGCCTTCTGCGAGAAGCTGGACGAGGCCGGGATCTCGGTCGAACAGACCAATCGCGGCATCAAGGTCGCGCGCAAGAACGGGCGCATCCGCGCCGTGGATGTAAAGACAGAGGTCTTCCCCGGCTTCCCGACCGATCTTCAGGCGCAGATGATGGCGCTGATGTGCACCGCCGAAGGCACCTCGGTGCTGGAGGAAACGATCTTCGAGAACCGCTTCATGCACGCGCCCGAGCTCATGCGGATGGGGGCGAAGATCGACGTGCATGGCGGTCACGCCACCGTCACCGGCGTGGAAAAGCTGCGCGGCGCGCCGGTCATGGCGACCGATCTGCGCGCCTCGATCAGCCTGATCCTCGCGGGTCTGGCGGCCGAGGGCGAGACCGTCATCAGCCGCGTCTATCATCTCGACCGCGGCTATGAGCGCGTCGTGCGGAAGCTGCGCGGCGTTGGTGCCGACCTGAAACGCATTAAGGAGGCGCATCCCGATGACTGA
- a CDS encoding RNA methyltransferase translates to MPETDRQPVIILTRPQMGENIGAAARAMLNFGLTEMRLVAPRDGWPNPKAVAMASGAAGQVLDRARVFPTLAAAMEGISYAFATTARGRELTKPVFTPATAAARNREEAASGGRCAFIFGPERAGLENDDIARANAILTVPVNPDFPSLNLAQAVLLTGYELSRGALPDQPMPTQRRPANEVPADRVEIEKLADHYETRLEDAGYFFPETKSPSMKLNLRNLWSRMPLTRADVQVLHGLLRQLTRR, encoded by the coding sequence ATGCCAGAGACAGACCGCCAGCCCGTCATCATTCTGACCCGCCCGCAGATGGGCGAAAATATCGGCGCCGCCGCGCGCGCCATGCTGAATTTCGGCCTGACCGAGATGCGGCTGGTGGCGCCGCGCGACGGCTGGCCGAACCCGAAAGCGGTGGCGATGGCCTCTGGCGCGGCGGGGCAGGTGCTGGACCGGGCGCGCGTATTTCCGACGCTGGCCGCGGCGATGGAAGGGATTTCCTACGCCTTCGCCACCACCGCGCGGGGCCGCGAGTTGACCAAGCCGGTCTTCACCCCCGCCACCGCCGCCGCGCGCAACCGCGAGGAAGCCGCGTCGGGCGGGCGCTGCGCCTTCATCTTCGGGCCTGAGCGGGCAGGGCTGGAAAATGACGACATCGCGCGGGCCAACGCGATCCTGACGGTGCCGGTAAACCCGGATTTCCCCTCGCTCAACCTCGCGCAGGCGGTGCTGCTGACCGGATACGAGCTGTCGCGCGGCGCGCTGCCCGATCAGCCCATGCCGACGCAGCGGCGCCCGGCGAACGAGGTGCCCGCCGACCGGGTCGAGATCGAGAAGCTGGCCGATCACTATGAAACCCGGCTGGAGGATGCCGGGTATTTCTTCCCCGAGACGAAATCGCCCTCGATGAAGCTCAACCTGCGGAACCTCTGGTCGCGCATGCCGCTGACCCGCGCGGATGTGCAGGTGCTGCACGGGCTGCTGCGTCAGCTCACCCGGCGCTAG